Below is a window of Megalopta genalis isolate 19385.01 chromosome 7, iyMegGena1_principal, whole genome shotgun sequence DNA.
CCTTAACACATCGTTATCTAATGTTGTTGGTCTTCCTGATCGATGGGCGTCCGAGAGATCAAAATTGCCTGATCTGAACTTGGAGAACCATCTTTGGCATTTTCGAACGTCCAATGCGCTTGGATAAACATCGCAAATGTTTTTAGTCGCAGCAGTTGCGGTATTACCCTTGCGAAACTCAAAAAGCATACAATGCCGGATATGCTCTTCTGGTATTTGGCTGGCCATTTCACCccaaattacaaaaaaaaagtTTAATACTTAATTATTCAGAAGCAAATATGATACAATAACCTCAAAACCTCTTTGACACGCCTTCCAAGTACGTAATGAGCTACCAAATGACAATCAAATATCgacatgcgcagaaacgacattactttccggtccccctaatatatcCAGTAGCAGAATCACAAAGCATTCGTATAAGGATACCATATTTGGTAATTTTGGATGGATTATAAGTTTTTAAGTTAAGCCTCTCGCGCCACGGTATCATACCTTCGTTAATACAAATGTTTTGCGAAAGATTgaaattttcttcaaattttttgGAGAAATATTCGATTAGGTATTGTACCTTGAAGAGTCGGTTACCATTGGTAGGCGTGTTAGCATTGTTTGCAAAATGAATATATGTCAATAT
It encodes the following:
- the LOC143259880 gene encoding LOW QUALITY PROTEIN: mariner Mos1 transposase (The sequence of the model RefSeq protein was modified relative to this genomic sequence to represent the inferred CDS: deleted 1 base in 1 codon; substituted 1 base at 1 genomic stop codon), with product MSFLRMSIFDCHLVAHYVLGRRVKEVLSEMASQIPEEHIRHCMLFEFRKGNTATAATKNICDVYPSALDVRKCQRWFSKFRSGNFDLSDAHRSGRPTTLDNDVLRAEVEAIHVKQLRNSQTALTNLGQPSKNICHRLEKXAELVFGSPIICPNRIKPTGPSRATYCFNGTVQIRFLIA